The Humulus lupulus chromosome 4, drHumLupu1.1, whole genome shotgun sequence genome has a window encoding:
- the LOC133831387 gene encoding carboxyl-terminal-processing peptidase 3, chloroplastic, which produces MEALSGSSLDLRTPRFSLIPSKLAVPSSPSLRFDRYPSSSRRLSSKWRVSFSCSRHMEASSKTSEEQMGSRVWLKSMGKGFVGFAAAAAALFSVYCDSPALAESLTVAFPVSRAPEVNRVQRTLVEAWGLIRETFVDPTFNHQDWDLKLQQTMVEMFPLNSADAAYTKISAMLSTLGDPFTRIISPKEYQSFRIESDGNLQGVGLFISVEPNTGHLVVLSSVEDSPAARAGIQDGDELVEINGERLDGIDSEAAALKLRGRAGTTVTLKVQSGTNSKNDSPLREVKLSREKIKFSPISSAIINHITPDGHVTKTGYVKLREFSQTAAPDMENAIHQMEDQGVHSYILDLRNNPGGLVRAGLEVAEIWLDGDETLVNAIDREGNMQPINMVNGHAITHDPLAVLVNEGSASASEILAGALHDNGRAILVGHKTFGKGRIQTVTELHDGSALFVTVAKYLSPALHDIDKVGITPDVQCTTDMLTSSKESILKYKSSSSSTLEADSCILVAEHELEVQESKGTAS; this is translated from the exons ATGGAGGCTCTAAGCGGCTCCAGTCTCGACCTCAGAACACCCCGCTTTTCGCTTATACCATCGAAATTAGCAGTGCCCAGTTCGCCTTCTCTGCGTTTTGATCGATATCCGAGCTCAAGTCGTCGTTTGAGCTCGAAATGGAGGGTGTCGTTTTCTTGTTCTCGGCACATGGAGGCTAGTTCCAAGACTTCCGAGGAGCAAATGGGCAGCCGGGTATGGTTGAAATCGATGGGAAAAGGCTTTGTTGGGTTCGCAGCGGCGGCTGCGGCTCTGTTTTCAGTTTATTGCGATTCCCCGGCTCTTGCTGAGTCTCTTACTGTTGCTTTTCCCGTTTCACGAGCTCCTGAG GTGAATAGAGTTCAACGAACTCTTGTGGAAGCTTGGGGTTTGATTAGAGAGACATTCGTTGACCCAACATTTAATCATCAAG ATTGGGATCTGAAGTTGCAGCAGACAATGGTAGAGATGTTTCCCCTTAACTCAGCAGATGCAGCATATACCAAAATCAGTGCAATGCTCTCTACTCTTGGAGACCCTTTTACCCGGATTATCAGTCCCAAG GAATATCAAAGTTTTAGGATTGAGAGTGATGGAAATCTGCAAGGAGTTGGACTTTTCATATCTGTTGAACCAAACACTGGTCATTTG GTTGTTTTGTCTAGTGTAGAGGATAGCCCAGCTGCTCGTGCTGGTATTCAAGATGGAGACGAGTTGGTGGAAATTAATG GAGAAAGGCTTGATGGTATTGACAGTGAAGCAGCTGCACTGAAGCTTAGAGGTCGTGCTGGAACAACCGTGACATTAAAAGTTCAAAGT GGAACAAATTCCAAAAATGACTCTCCATTAAGAGAG GTCAAACTTTCTCGTGAGAAGATCAAATTTTCTCCAATTTCAAGTGCAATTATCAATCATATAACCCCGGATGGACATGTAACAAAGACTGGTTATGTCAAGCTGAGAGAATTTTCTCAG ACTGCTGCCCCTGATATGGAAAATGCTATTCATCAaatggaagatcagggtgtgcaTTCATACATATTGGATCTGCGGAATAACCCA GGGGGACTAGTAAGAGCAGGACTTGAGGTTGCCGAAATATGGTTAGATGGGGATGAGACTCTGGTCAACGCAATCGATCGAGAGGGGAATATGCAACCAATTAATATGGTCAATGGGCATGCTATAACCCATGATCCACTCGCTGTTCTT GTCAATGAGGGAAGTGCAAGTGCAAGTGAGATCTTGGCAGGGGCACTACATGACAATGGCCGAGCTATTCTTGTTGGGCACAAAACCTTTGGGAAAGGAAGAATTCAG ACTGTCACCGAGCTTCATGATGGATCGGCCTTGTTCGTTACGGTGGCAAAGTACTTATCCCCGGCGCTTCATGACATCGATAAGGTTGGCATTACTCCTGATGTACAGTGCACCACAGATATGCTGACATCTTCTAAGGAATCAATATTAAAATACAAAAGCTCTTCCTCCTCAACTCTGGAGGCTGATTCGTGTATCTTAGTAGCTGAACACGAGTTAGAAGTTCAAGAATCCAAAGGAACAGCTTCTTGA